A genomic region of Cannabis sativa cultivar Pink pepper isolate KNU-18-1 chromosome 1, ASM2916894v1, whole genome shotgun sequence contains the following coding sequences:
- the LOC115708326 gene encoding uncharacterized protein LOC115708326 has protein sequence MAFLLPNLSPSLLLQSKSKEKSVHQTLLHTKPNNPPSLPSSLPTLQTPLADKSAQLNTPRGAHDKQPKDDFFVNLGLAVRTLREDLPLIFTKDLNYDIYRDDITFKDPLNTFSGIENYKLIFWALRFHGRILFREIYLEVFRIWQPSENVILIRWNLKGVPRVPWEAKGQFQGTSRYKLDRNGKIYEHKVDNLAFNFPQPLKPAASVLDLVGACPASPNPTFLWAAPVEMHSSSWLEFYREVRKTLDQQGSNLLSQDGLVTCS, from the exons ATGGCTTTTCTTCTTCCCAATCTCTCTCCTTCTCTGCTTCTTCAATCGAAATCCAAGGAGAAATCCGTACACCAAACACTCCTccacacaaaacccaacaaccctccttctcttccctcttccctCCCAACCCTCCAGACCCCTTTAGCCGACAAGAGTGCGCAGCTTAACACCCCAAGAGGTGCACACGATAAGCAGCCCAAAGATGACTTCTTTGTCAACCTCGGCCTTGCTGTTCGTACTCTCCGTGAAGACCTTCCTCTAATCTTCACCAAAGACCTCAATTATGACATTTACAG GGATGATATAACGTTTAAAGACCCTTTAAACACATTCAGTGGTATAGAAAACTACAAATTGATATTCTGGGCACTAAGATTCCATGGCAGAATTTTGTTCAGAGAGATTTATCTTGAGGTTTTCAGGATATGGCAACCCTCAGAGAATGTGATTTTAATCAGATGGAACTTGAAAGGTGTGCCTAGAGTTCCATGGGAAGCCAAAGGCCAATTTCAAGGCACTTCAAGATACAAATTGGATAGAAATGGCAAAATATATGAACACAAAGTAGACAACTTGGCATTCAATTTCCCACAGCCACTCAAACCAGCAGCATCTGTGTTGGATTTGGTCGGCGCCTGTCCGGCGAGTCCTAACCCGACGTTCTTGTGGGCCGCCCCGGTCGAAATGCACTCATCTTCATGGCTGGAATTCTATAGGGAAGTTAGGAAGACATTGGATCAACAAGGTTCTAACTTGCTTTCACAAGATGGTTTGGTCACTTGTTCATAA